CCAAATCATCTCACACATTAAGACATCAAGAAGCCTTCACTTTATGTGCCACATACCAGTTGTCAGTTGGATCTCTTCCATTGTGCTTCAAGAAGTCTTCCAAAACAACAGGGAACAAATACCCCAAACTCTTACTGAGATATTCACCCATTTCTTAATCATTCAGATGAACATGAAAAGCCAGAAATTTGGGGAAATGGAAGACGGTGCTCCTAGTAGCAAAGTTCTTGAGGCAAACAAAGATATAATTTTGAAGTTAGCAGAACTAGCATTCACACAACTGGAGAAAGGAAATCTGCTGTTCTATGAAGAGGACCTTGAGGAATGTGGCATCAATATCACTGAGGCCTCAGTGTACAGTGGTTTGTGTACAGAACTTTTCAGGGAAGAATTTGTGTTCACGCAAAAAAAGGTCTTCTGTTTTGTTCACCTCTCGATTCAGGAGTTTCTTGCTGCTCTTTATGCATTTTACTCCTATGTGAACAGAAACTTCAAAGCTCTGAAGTCTCTCCTCACTGGTTGGGAGAGACAGCACTTCCTGGAAACGCTGCTGAAGGATGCTGTGGACAAGTCCTTGGAGAGTGAAGATGGACACTGGGACCTGTTTGTGCGGTTTCTTTTGGGGCTCTCACTGGAGTCAAACCAGAGGCTCCTACAGGGCCTGCTAACACAAACAGTGAGCAGCTCAGAGAGCATTGAGCAAACCATCAAATATACCAAAGAAATTATCCGCTACAAAGACATCAAGGAACGGTGCATGAATCTCTTGCTTTGCTTGCTTGAAATGAATGACAATTCCTTGCACACAGAGATTCAAGAGTACCTGGAGTCTGGAAAAGAACTCTTTTCTTCTCACTGCTCAGTACTGGCCTATACGATCCTTGTCTCAAAAGATGTACTCGATGAACTTGACCTTCAGAAGTACAACACCACAAGTGAAGGTCGTCAAATACTTTTAGGAGCTGTTGCAGGCTGCAGAAGGGCTCGGTGAGTATTTTTCAAAGATATAATCGAAACATTACAGGAATAGGGTGGTCTGGGCTGGCTGGGCTGGCATGTActgtagcctgaaaagttgtgggttcaattcccttGATCAAGGcatttaaccccaagttgctctggggagaatggcccttgtaatataattgacatgtgtaagccTTAAAGTTCACTCATAGGAGCCAATGGCAAATCAACTCACAATGCACTGTTGACACTGATCATGTCTCAAACAAAGGCTGAATCAAATGTCTTGTGTTTTAAACTATCTTAATTTTTCTTTCTGTAGACTGGTCGGGTGTCAACTCACTGTGAAAAGCTTTGAGACTGTAACACAGGCCCTTGAGTCCGAAATCTCACAACTGAAAGAACTGGATCTAAGTTACAACAACCTACAGATTGTTACCACTGAAGCCCTCTCCCTTCGACTGCAAAATTCTCAATGCAAAGTGGAAACACTGAGGTTATCAAAACATACTCAAAATCAGTATTTGCCGTATTTGCTATATTCATAATAtgtttaaaagaaaaagaaaacaaatgtaaaTATTTCAGTTGAATTAATTTGCAGGCTTGTTTGCTGTGAACTGAAAGAGGACTTTGGTGAATTCATAAGCTCCGTTTTCCAGTGGCCACACTCACATCTAAAAGAGCTTGACCTGACAAACAATGATCTTTGTGACACAGGACTAGAATTTCTTTCAAATGGGTTAAGATCTGCAAATTGTAAAATGGAGACTTTAAGGTTCGGATGAAATTCACatgagcacatacacacatttagccTGGGAAACACTCGGAGCTTCACAATTGCACAATtgggagtgggtctggaaaataTTAATTAACTTATGACTTCTAGCAGGGGTGTAACTAGCAGTAAAATTACACTTAAATTGGTACATTAAACTCTCACCAAACAGATTCAAAAGCGTAgcaatcttgtaaacaaaggttttaaatgcagttgttttctcatttccaaagaaatacacgttcatgccggattagcgattgtatttgcatgtctgtgttttatgaacattggaaatgggcttcaatggcctcttggccagacggaactacagagcaaatcccaaatttgccgaaagttcgtatgggtattcccaggctaacACACATGTAGATTCTATTGTCTCAATTGAAACTCAATTGTCATTGACTGAGCTGTGAAATCAACACAATACTCAATTTAACCATATTTTCTCTGTTTCCccactctccttctccctctacTCTGGAAGGCTTTCTGGCTGTCTCATTACAGAGAAGGGTTGCACATTCTTATCCACAGCTTTGGTTTCAAACCACTCCCACCTTAAAGAGCTGGATCTAAGCTACAATCACCTTGGAGACTCAGGGATCAAGCTACTTTCATCTCAGGACATAGGCTTTAAACTGGAGAATCTCAAGTAAGCAGAGCAGATTTAGAAGTATTCAATCTCTCTATTGTAGTGACTCATTCTAGGTGCTCAACACTAAATATTTTTTCACTCAGTGTTGACCATGATGGAAAGAAGTTCCTGAAACCTGGTCTAGAGAAATGTAAGTGTTTATAACATTCCGTATTTCATAACACTAAATAACCGATAAATGTGTCTATTTATGTATAAATTAttcctagataatcattcttccaccaagaaatatatttcctctatctgaatggttgccacgcaacgtcgagacgcagctactttaacttttgtatcaagttatggtagcgcagtaatatagaacgaaatgtggtcaaggtgtatgtttatgctgcattttacaacggcatcaaacgtgattcagccaatcaaagtcaaggaccggaactatcagttttagaaatgcacacattacacagacaaaatcaCACCTGTATGTAATGTGCTTGACCATATTCCATAGCCTTTGCCATCTTTTCTCAATCCCCCTCAGATGCTTGTGAGCTCACCATGGACCCAAACACAGCCCACCACAAGCTTGGGCTTTCTAAAGGAGACACCAAGGCTACGAATCTTAGAAAGAACTCTCATTCGGATCACCCAGATCGATTTGAAGTTATTGAGCAAGTGCTGTGCAGAGAGGGTCTGACAGGACGCGCTTACTGGGAAGTGGAATGGGCTCGTGAGGGAGCGGCTATTGCAGTAGCATACAGAGACATAAGCAGGAAAGGGGCACATGACAGCCAATTTGGGTCTAACAACAAGTCCTGGAGTCTCAGAAGTCAGTTTTGGGGCCATTGCCTTGCCCAGCACAATAATAAGACCATACAAGTGCCAGTGCCCAACCCGAGACAACACAGAGTGGGGGTGTATCTGGACTGGCAGGCTGGAACTCTTTCATTCTATCAAGTGTGTGCAAGGGACACAAGAATCCATCTGTACACCTTTTCTGCCAAGTTCACTGAGCCCCTTTATCCAGGGTTCTGGGTTGACCATGACTCcgctgtgtctctgtgtcagaTTGACTAGCTCCCATATCTACACATTCACTTCCGCAGTTTTGGGAGATGTGAACTTTGTGAAGTCCTAGATAAAACTACCCAGCATTGTTTTATGGATGTACTGTATATCAATGAtaccaatgttttttttatttattagttTACAGTGATAAATGTCATATTTACAGCATGTTTCACATCTCTGTATGATACTTTTTCAGTATATTCTTAATGTTACAGTACTTTCCACTTTCATGTCTGTGAACTCATTTCACTCATCaccactcatttgatgtatagcgccacccagttacaaatgtaaaaacaaaaatgaggtgttgtaatcgcaggttactctggctgacatggtcaaaactgcacaaaattttaGGATcactatgacaccctctgaTTGCATGCCAAGTTTTTTTGGAATCTGTTCATGGGGGACtatacaataaatgaatatatgtgtacatttagtgactgtacactatgcatgcacacatgaacacatgcaaacacacacagaaagatacatgcacagtacacatgcaggcacacacacacacaaacacaaaaacacaaaaacactgacacacacacatacacagacacataaacacatacacacacacacaaaagcacaaagacacacacacacacacacacacacacacacacacacacacacacacactcacacatgtacacacacacacacacataaacacacacacacacacataaagacacatgcacacacagtagacatgtaggcatacatacgcatgcacgtacatgcacacacacaggcacacatgcacagactcacacgcatacacacacacaggcacgcacactgcagtagacatgcaggcatatgcacacacacacataaaaacacacacgcaggcacacacacacataccccccccatTACACACTCACAATGAACAGtacgatgggggggggggggcagaattaTTTTCTGTCATACTGTAGGGCCcacattttctagcagcgcccctgcatgtgtgcgtgtgctgatATGGCCCCTATGAATTCCATGAAACttcatgcattcagagggtttcataatgatcctacacttcacaTTTCTTGCAGTTTTTAAGCTGTCAtccaaagatacctgcgattacaatgcCTTGTTTTTTGTAACTAGCTGGCGCTATATTGTACCTCAAATAagtggatatgggatgggttgacatggccccttgagaccaacatatgaaaaaaaacgtaatcatcctaggccctatggttctcgagatattcacagaaaactgtgttcgGTCTACCCTTCTTTCGGGGGGCCCGGTGCAGCAGGTGGGCAATCGATCAAAACGAACAACAAGGGTtctgtgtcatccttgtggggctacatgcccaccaagtttcatgcagcttggtctttcagtgtcctggaaATCGTTGACGGAAATTCACtgaagaaaataataaaataaataaaatccggaacaaaaaaaactctgactaaacttattcattatttatttattattattaattcttTATTGATTCATCTTAGCTATTGGACTGATGATTGCATGGCACCACCATTGCtgtgttattgttgtttatgtCCTGTTTTCTGTATCCTCTGCGTCTTCATTGTTGTTGAATCTTTGGTGTGgttttattgttgtttattgttgtCTGTGCTTAATGTGGCTCCCTTGCATGCAAAACAAATTACCCTCGGGGGAATAAaggtttcattcattcattcattcattcattcattcattcattcgttcattcattcattcacagagACGTTccctaaacacacaaacaagcaaacacttATGTAGACATTACTTACATTTCAGGCATTATGGAGATCTTTATTTTAACCATTCATGCTCAACAGCTGATATTAATTATGAATATTATCTAACTGCTAAGCTGACTAAAGCCTTCTACTTGCATACCTGAAATAGCATGCAGCAACCGATTCCTTTGTAAGAGGGAGATTAAGATTAAACAAAGTGAAAATAGCATTTTAAGAAACAAACATGTGTATTTCATGAACAGATTTTCTTTACGTAGTATTACAGCAAAATATCTATAGGTCTTGGAGGATTTATATGGTGCTGTAATGATTTGTCAAACAGACGCACTATAGAATATGTGATCCTGGTGAATTCTTGAGTGCAGAGCCTGCAATATGATTGGCCAGAAGGAATATAAAGAGCTTTGTGTTTGGATGAAAACAGAAGAATGATTCCTCATCGTATTAGTGCCTGAGGGACCACACACTGGTGAGTACCAATCTCTCTCATATGTTTTCCTATTCTAGCCAAAATGTTAGAGAGAAAGTTTGAtgttttttctcatttttgtgAAAAGATTTTGCTACAGCATAGAGCCTCTTCATGACAAAAGACCGTTGATCAGAAAGAAGTCATCCCACCAATGAATTCATTCCGACTAACGAACCGTTCAACCAGGCAGTACAGGGAAAATGGATGTTGAACAAAGTTTTCTTGTCAGTCCCGGCAACTCATTCACAATACCAGAATGACAGACCATCTGGGCAGTATTATTATCAAGCTGAAAATACCACACAGTGTAAAATCCTACAGTACACTCTGTATGGATATTTACACATTCACTTTTTAAGCATCCACTAATGTATTTAGAAATATGTATAATACCAATACTGTTGCGTCATGTGAGTAGAAGTGGCGTCTGCGCCTTTAGtctacacattcacattcattgaAGATGTTTTGCCCGGGGCGTAATTTCAAAATAAAGTTCAGTCAATGTGTGGAAAAAAAAGACGAGACCACACGCAGGGGCTGGATGATatcaaaaatatattaaaagtggTGAAAAAAATCAACTTTCAACTTGAAACTGAAATGATGGGCTAGTCCCGAAACGTTTGTTACGTTTTGTTTCATGCAATTACTGCTTCCAGAAAACTGCCAAATAAGAATTCAGATCCACTGAGCAATGGGGACATGCTGTTATCCATCAATGCTCTGGTAGTTTGAGTATTCTTCAAGACAATTATGACAGCAAGAGGTTATATAACTGGTTTAATCCGTAAAcctgagatttttttttgtgactTTCATGACACTGTCCTGCATGTTATGTTGTATGTTGTTCTCTAAAGCAGCCCAAACGTGTGTATCTGACCTAGGCCTCCCATTGTTTCAGCTAAGTGTGTGATCGCAGGGGAGGTCTCAACCATGGGCTTACTCTCCCAGGGGCTGATAGCACTTGGTCTCTTTTTGGCTGGGATTGTACGAGCCCTCACAGATCTGTTAGTCAAAAAGCCTGCGTGGGCCAGGTTAGAGGTTCTGGAAGATGCAGACATCAGGACAACAGGAGGTATATTTCTATATATATTTCCTTATAGTCTAGATAGAATATATCCTTGCTGTAACGTATGGTACTTTTCTGATAATTAAGTAATTTTATCATTGCCTATTCATTCAGTTACAATATCAGATGAGAAGATTGTGAAGGGGAAAAGTCTGTGGGAGAACTCTGGGGCTGTGATCATGGCAGTCCGGCGACCAGGATGATTTTTGTGCAGAGAGGTGCAGTATTCTAAGGATATTATTCTTAAATTATCTTCTCTGGATATTTTTTCTATGTAGGTTAAAGACTGAATAACTTGAAGCACTTttcacaaagaaaaaaaacacttgtaCAGTGCATTTTTGGGAACTGAGAAGAAGATTTAAAGAAGCATTTAGCACTTATTCATTATCTTTTCATGTGCCTCCTTTAAGAGCTTTAAAGAAGgagatgacctttgacctgtgctTTGGCCTAGATGTGATCTCGTGGCTTGTTTGTCATCCTGCAGGAGGCCTCTGAGCTGTCCTCTCTGAAGCTCCAGCTGGACAAGCTGGGTGTCCCCCTGTATGCGGTGGTGAAAGAGAACATTAAAACCGAGATACAGGATTTCAAAGCCTTTTTTGCTGGGGACGTGTTTGTGGATGTGACGGTGATTTAaagtccctctcctctccagtgtGCATATGTGATGATCTGAAAAGTCATCGcgtggtgaaatttcaccaagttAATATTCTGATACCATATCCAGGATGTTGCTATTCGGGACGGTATCCAGGATATTGCAaagatggtatcagaatcttaagttggtgaaatttaaccagagagggttgaaatgGAGCAGTAatcaaggattttttttttttatctcaccGTGTGATGGGTTTTCCCAGATCCCATCACATATATGAATAATTTAGTGATAAAACACAAACTACTTTAGCTTTTAATAGGCTAATGATGACCTTGCTAAATGCTCGTATTGTATTTGATTGTATAGCTTGTCACTCTCTTGGAGATACGTCTTACAAGTTGCATACATAGTACAAAAGCTCTGTAGAACTTTTCGTATTATGGCGAGGTCTCTCCTCTTCTAATACTTAATTGCTTCTATTTGCTCAAACTATTTTTTCACctgaaaacagacagacacacatttgttaataacacattttttttgtggATGAAATGTTCCATCTACAAATTGATCTAATGCAGCACTCTCCTTTGAACAGAAAACCTTCTATGGCCCTGTCCTGCGCCACATGGGATTCTGGGGTCTCCTTCGTATTGGGGTGTGGAGGAATTGTCATCGGGCCTACAGAAAATGCTTTTCTGGAAACCTTAAGGGAGAAGGCTTCATTCTGGGTGGGGTCTATGTAATTGGACCAGAAAAACAGGTGCACACTTAGAAGATGCTAA
This genomic stretch from Alosa sapidissima isolate fAloSap1 chromosome 16, fAloSap1.pri, whole genome shotgun sequence harbors:
- the LOC121685859 gene encoding protein NLRC3-like isoform X4, producing MDRKMSLTEERAQGDTDLSNNVIICPAENINKAKAQPTELTETSCFGQRSVSPVPSLLSMKSSDSMMQPINMDGGTGHSDHRSVSPVPSLLSMKSSDSMMQPINVDGGTGHADHRSVSPVPSLLSLKSSDFMMQPINVDGGTGHSNHRQRFDPAGSSSGKWWTHLMKGCRPYNQLTYHVMSTGMIGSKSPTNHSIKRTLSYRSRSPSPSHTVQPDNNLYSGPIRPEDNILERVKMSHKATMKKRFEHVCEGNIKPGNETPLNTIFTPLYITEGWTESVKAHEARQIETSRRQTQDNAINYNDIFKTLLEEQVCIRAVLTKGVAGIGKTVFVQKFILDWAEDKANCDIDFIFVLPFREMNLISNEQYCFHQLLVDFHPALKQLTDNKMYEECILVVIFDGLDESRITLNFTSDQALKLHDVSQISSVGDLIANLIQGNLLPSAHIWITSRPAAAGQIPGQFISRMTEVRGFTDPQKDEYFRKKISDQTQANQIISHIKTSRSLHFMCHIPVVSWISSIVLQEVFQNNREQIPQTLTEIFTHFLIIQMNMKSQKFGEMEDGAPSSKVLEANKDIILKLAELAFTQLEKGNLLFYEEDLEECGINITEASVYSGLCTELFREEFVFTQKKVFCFVHLSIQEFLAALYAFYSYVNRNFKALKSLLTGWERQHFLETLLKDAVDKSLESEDGHWDLFVRFLLGLSLESNQRLLQGLLTQTVSSSESIEQTIKYTKEIIRYKDIKERCMNLLLCLLEMNDNSLHTEIQEYLESGKELFSSHCSVLAYTILVSKDVLDELDLQKYNTTSEGRQILLGAVAGCRRARLVGCQLTVKSFETVTQALESEISQLKELDLSYNNLQIVTTEALSLRLQNSQCKVETLRLVCCELKEDFGEFISSVFQWPHSHLKELDLTNNDLCDTGLEFLSNGLRSANCKMETLRLSGCLITEKGCTFLSTALVSNHSHLKELDLSYNHLGDSGIKLLSSQDIGFKLENLNVDHDGKKFLKPGLEKYACELTMDPNTAHHKLGLSKGDTKATNLRKNSHSDHPDRFEVIEQVLCREGLTGRAYWEVEWAREGAAIAVAYRDISRKGAHDSQFGSNNKSWSLRSQFWGHCLAQHNNKTIQVPVPNPRQHRVGVYLDWQAGTLSFYQVCARDTRIHLYTFSAKFTEPLYPGFWVDHDSAVSLCQID
- the LOC121685859 gene encoding protein NLRC3-like isoform X6; translation: MDRKMSLTEERAQGDTDLSNNVIICPAENINKAKAQPTELTETSCFGQRSVSPVPSLLSMKSSDSMMQPINMDGGTGHSDHRSVSPVPSLLSMKSSDSMMQPINVDGGTGHADHRSVSPVPSLLSMKSSDSMMQPINLDGGTGHDHRSRSPSPSHTVQPDNNLYSGPIRPEDNILERVKMSHKATMKKRFEHVCEGNIKPGNETPLNTIFTPLYITEGWTESVKAHEARQIETSRRQTQDNAINYNDIFKTLLEEQVCIRAVLTKGVAGIGKTVFVQKFILDWAEDKANCDIDFIFVLPFREMNLISNEQYCFHQLLVDFHPALKQLTDNKMYEECILVVIFDGLDESRITLNFTSDQALKLHDVSQISSVGDLIANLIQGNLLPSAHIWITSRPAAAGQIPGQFISRMTEVRGFTDPQKDEYFRKKISDQTQANQIISHIKTSRSLHFMCHIPVVSWISSIVLQEVFQNNREQIPQTLTEIFTHFLIIQMNMKSQKFGEMEDGAPSSKVLEANKDIILKLAELAFTQLEKGNLLFYEEDLEECGINITEASVYSGLCTELFREEFVFTQKKVFCFVHLSIQEFLAALYAFYSYVNRNFKALKSLLTGWERQHFLETLLKDAVDKSLESEDGHWDLFVRFLLGLSLESNQRLLQGLLTQTVSSSESIEQTIKYTKEIIRYKDIKERCMNLLLCLLEMNDNSLHTEIQEYLESGKELFSSHCSVLAYTILVSKDVLDELDLQKYNTTSEGRQILLGAVAGCRRARLVGCQLTVKSFETVTQALESEISQLKELDLSYNNLQIVTTEALSLRLQNSQCKVETLRLVCCELKEDFGEFISSVFQWPHSHLKELDLTNNDLCDTGLEFLSNGLRSANCKMETLRLSGCLITEKGCTFLSTALVSNHSHLKELDLSYNHLGDSGIKLLSSQDIGFKLENLNVDHDGKKFLKPGLEKYACELTMDPNTAHHKLGLSKGDTKATNLRKNSHSDHPDRFEVIEQVLCREGLTGRAYWEVEWAREGAAIAVAYRDISRKGAHDSQFGSNNKSWSLRSQFWGHCLAQHNNKTIQVPVPNPRQHRVGVYLDWQAGTLSFYQVCARDTRIHLYTFSAKFTEPLYPGFWVDHDSAVSLCQID
- the LOC121685859 gene encoding protein NLRC3-like isoform X5, coding for MDRKMSLTEERAQGDTDLSNNVIICPAENINKAKAQPTELTETSCFGQRSVSPVPSLLSMKSSDSMMQPINMDGGTGHSDHRSVSPVPSLLSMKSSDSMMQPINVDGGTGHADHRSVSPVPSLLSMKSSDSMMQPINLDGGTGHDHRSVSPVPSLLSLKSSDFMMQPINVDGGTGHSNHRSRSPSPSHTVQPDNNLYSGPIRPEDNILERVKMSHKATMKKRFEHVCEGNIKPGNETPLNTIFTPLYITEGWTESVKAHEARQIETSRRQTQDNAINYNDIFKTLLEEQVCIRAVLTKGVAGIGKTVFVQKFILDWAEDKANCDIDFIFVLPFREMNLISNEQYCFHQLLVDFHPALKQLTDNKMYEECILVVIFDGLDESRITLNFTSDQALKLHDVSQISSVGDLIANLIQGNLLPSAHIWITSRPAAAGQIPGQFISRMTEVRGFTDPQKDEYFRKKISDQTQANQIISHIKTSRSLHFMCHIPVVSWISSIVLQEVFQNNREQIPQTLTEIFTHFLIIQMNMKSQKFGEMEDGAPSSKVLEANKDIILKLAELAFTQLEKGNLLFYEEDLEECGINITEASVYSGLCTELFREEFVFTQKKVFCFVHLSIQEFLAALYAFYSYVNRNFKALKSLLTGWERQHFLETLLKDAVDKSLESEDGHWDLFVRFLLGLSLESNQRLLQGLLTQTVSSSESIEQTIKYTKEIIRYKDIKERCMNLLLCLLEMNDNSLHTEIQEYLESGKELFSSHCSVLAYTILVSKDVLDELDLQKYNTTSEGRQILLGAVAGCRRARLVGCQLTVKSFETVTQALESEISQLKELDLSYNNLQIVTTEALSLRLQNSQCKVETLRLVCCELKEDFGEFISSVFQWPHSHLKELDLTNNDLCDTGLEFLSNGLRSANCKMETLRLSGCLITEKGCTFLSTALVSNHSHLKELDLSYNHLGDSGIKLLSSQDIGFKLENLNVDHDGKKFLKPGLEKYACELTMDPNTAHHKLGLSKGDTKATNLRKNSHSDHPDRFEVIEQVLCREGLTGRAYWEVEWAREGAAIAVAYRDISRKGAHDSQFGSNNKSWSLRSQFWGHCLAQHNNKTIQVPVPNPRQHRVGVYLDWQAGTLSFYQVCARDTRIHLYTFSAKFTEPLYPGFWVDHDSAVSLCQID
- the LOC121685859 gene encoding protein NLRC3-like isoform X3, which gives rise to MFSEIDQNKGLNLHAIINLISVSPVPSLLSMKSSDSMMQPINMDGGTGHSDHRSVSPVPSLLSMKSSDSMMQPINVDGGTGHADHRSVSPVPSLLSMKSSDSMMQPINLDGGTGHDHRSVSPVPSLLSLKSSDFMMQPINVDGGTGHSNHRQRFDPAGSSSGKWWTHLMKGCRPYNQLTYHVMSTGMIGSKSPTNHSIKRTLSYRSRSPSPSHTVQPDNNLYSGPIRPEDNILERVKMSHKATMKKRFEHVCEGNIKPGNETPLNTIFTPLYITEGWTESVKAHEARQIETSRRQTQDNAINYNDIFKTLLEEQVCIRAVLTKGVAGIGKTVFVQKFILDWAEDKANCDIDFIFVLPFREMNLISNEQYCFHQLLVDFHPALKQLTDNKMYEECILVVIFDGLDESRITLNFTSDQALKLHDVSQISSVGDLIANLIQGNLLPSAHIWITSRPAAAGQIPGQFISRMTEVRGFTDPQKDEYFRKKISDQTQANQIISHIKTSRSLHFMCHIPVVSWISSIVLQEVFQNNREQIPQTLTEIFTHFLIIQMNMKSQKFGEMEDGAPSSKVLEANKDIILKLAELAFTQLEKGNLLFYEEDLEECGINITEASVYSGLCTELFREEFVFTQKKVFCFVHLSIQEFLAALYAFYSYVNRNFKALKSLLTGWERQHFLETLLKDAVDKSLESEDGHWDLFVRFLLGLSLESNQRLLQGLLTQTVSSSESIEQTIKYTKEIIRYKDIKERCMNLLLCLLEMNDNSLHTEIQEYLESGKELFSSHCSVLAYTILVSKDVLDELDLQKYNTTSEGRQILLGAVAGCRRARLVGCQLTVKSFETVTQALESEISQLKELDLSYNNLQIVTTEALSLRLQNSQCKVETLRLVCCELKEDFGEFISSVFQWPHSHLKELDLTNNDLCDTGLEFLSNGLRSANCKMETLRLSGCLITEKGCTFLSTALVSNHSHLKELDLSYNHLGDSGIKLLSSQDIGFKLENLNVDHDGKKFLKPGLEKYACELTMDPNTAHHKLGLSKGDTKATNLRKNSHSDHPDRFEVIEQVLCREGLTGRAYWEVEWAREGAAIAVAYRDISRKGAHDSQFGSNNKSWSLRSQFWGHCLAQHNNKTIQVPVPNPRQHRVGVYLDWQAGTLSFYQVCARDTRIHLYTFSAKFTEPLYPGFWVDHDSAVSLCQID
- the LOC121685859 gene encoding protein NLRC3-like isoform X2 produces the protein MDRKMSLTEERAQGDTDLSNNVIICPAENINKAKAQPTELTETSCFGQRSVSPVPSLLSMKSSDSMMQPINMDGGTGHSDHRSVSPVPSLLSMKSSDSMMQPINVDGGTGHADHRSVSPVPSLLSMKSSDSMMQPINLDGGTGHDHRSVSPVPSLLSLKSSDFMMQPINVDGGTGHSNHRQRFDPAGSSSGKWWTHLMKGCRPYNQLTYHVMSTGMIGSKSPTNHSIKRTLSYRSRSPSPSHTVQPDNNLYSGPIRQDNILERVKMSHKATMKKRFEHVCEGNIKPGNETPLNTIFTPLYITEGWTESVKAHEARQIETSRRQTQDNAINYNDIFKTLLEEQVCIRAVLTKGVAGIGKTVFVQKFILDWAEDKANCDIDFIFVLPFREMNLISNEQYCFHQLLVDFHPALKQLTDNKMYEECILVVIFDGLDESRITLNFTSDQALKLHDVSQISSVGDLIANLIQGNLLPSAHIWITSRPAAAGQIPGQFISRMTEVRGFTDPQKDEYFRKKISDQTQANQIISHIKTSRSLHFMCHIPVVSWISSIVLQEVFQNNREQIPQTLTEIFTHFLIIQMNMKSQKFGEMEDGAPSSKVLEANKDIILKLAELAFTQLEKGNLLFYEEDLEECGINITEASVYSGLCTELFREEFVFTQKKVFCFVHLSIQEFLAALYAFYSYVNRNFKALKSLLTGWERQHFLETLLKDAVDKSLESEDGHWDLFVRFLLGLSLESNQRLLQGLLTQTVSSSESIEQTIKYTKEIIRYKDIKERCMNLLLCLLEMNDNSLHTEIQEYLESGKELFSSHCSVLAYTILVSKDVLDELDLQKYNTTSEGRQILLGAVAGCRRARLVGCQLTVKSFETVTQALESEISQLKELDLSYNNLQIVTTEALSLRLQNSQCKVETLRLVCCELKEDFGEFISSVFQWPHSHLKELDLTNNDLCDTGLEFLSNGLRSANCKMETLRLSGCLITEKGCTFLSTALVSNHSHLKELDLSYNHLGDSGIKLLSSQDIGFKLENLNVDHDGKKFLKPGLEKYACELTMDPNTAHHKLGLSKGDTKATNLRKNSHSDHPDRFEVIEQVLCREGLTGRAYWEVEWAREGAAIAVAYRDISRKGAHDSQFGSNNKSWSLRSQFWGHCLAQHNNKTIQVPVPNPRQHRVGVYLDWQAGTLSFYQVCARDTRIHLYTFSAKFTEPLYPGFWVDHDSAVSLCQID
- the LOC121685859 gene encoding protein NLRC3-like isoform X1, giving the protein MDRKMSLTEERAQGDTDLSNNVIICPAENINKAKAQPTELTETSCFGQRSVSPVPSLLSMKSSDSMMQPINMDGGTGHSDHRSVSPVPSLLSMKSSDSMMQPINVDGGTGHADHRSVSPVPSLLSMKSSDSMMQPINLDGGTGHDHRSVSPVPSLLSLKSSDFMMQPINVDGGTGHSNHRQRFDPAGSSSGKWWTHLMKGCRPYNQLTYHVMSTGMIGSKSPTNHSIKRTLSYRSRSPSPSHTVQPDNNLYSGPIRPEDNILERVKMSHKATMKKRFEHVCEGNIKPGNETPLNTIFTPLYITEGWTESVKAHEARQIETSRRQTQDNAINYNDIFKTLLEEQVCIRAVLTKGVAGIGKTVFVQKFILDWAEDKANCDIDFIFVLPFREMNLISNEQYCFHQLLVDFHPALKQLTDNKMYEECILVVIFDGLDESRITLNFTSDQALKLHDVSQISSVGDLIANLIQGNLLPSAHIWITSRPAAAGQIPGQFISRMTEVRGFTDPQKDEYFRKKISDQTQANQIISHIKTSRSLHFMCHIPVVSWISSIVLQEVFQNNREQIPQTLTEIFTHFLIIQMNMKSQKFGEMEDGAPSSKVLEANKDIILKLAELAFTQLEKGNLLFYEEDLEECGINITEASVYSGLCTELFREEFVFTQKKVFCFVHLSIQEFLAALYAFYSYVNRNFKALKSLLTGWERQHFLETLLKDAVDKSLESEDGHWDLFVRFLLGLSLESNQRLLQGLLTQTVSSSESIEQTIKYTKEIIRYKDIKERCMNLLLCLLEMNDNSLHTEIQEYLESGKELFSSHCSVLAYTILVSKDVLDELDLQKYNTTSEGRQILLGAVAGCRRARLVGCQLTVKSFETVTQALESEISQLKELDLSYNNLQIVTTEALSLRLQNSQCKVETLRLVCCELKEDFGEFISSVFQWPHSHLKELDLTNNDLCDTGLEFLSNGLRSANCKMETLRLSGCLITEKGCTFLSTALVSNHSHLKELDLSYNHLGDSGIKLLSSQDIGFKLENLNVDHDGKKFLKPGLEKYACELTMDPNTAHHKLGLSKGDTKATNLRKNSHSDHPDRFEVIEQVLCREGLTGRAYWEVEWAREGAAIAVAYRDISRKGAHDSQFGSNNKSWSLRSQFWGHCLAQHNNKTIQVPVPNPRQHRVGVYLDWQAGTLSFYQVCARDTRIHLYTFSAKFTEPLYPGFWVDHDSAVSLCQID